One window of Nocardia sp. NBC_00508 genomic DNA carries:
- the radC gene encoding RadC family protein — protein MAVSLVDVPVAQRPRERLLVLGPQALSDAELLALLLRHGRRGASALDLAAELLVEHDGLPGLASARPEELSRRAGIGVAKAAAIIAAFHLGARARGRPDTASRLASAADVAAAARPQFTGARVERLLVLVCDAQNRLRHKVFVAEGAVDQVAVPVREILNTVLRHDGRAFAIVHNHPSGDPTPSPDDRRATAILTEAAHTVGLRFLDHVVIAGEQWASAPGYPMR, from the coding sequence ATGGCGGTCTCTCTAGTCGATGTGCCGGTCGCGCAGCGGCCGCGCGAGCGGTTGCTGGTACTCGGGCCGCAGGCGCTCAGCGACGCCGAATTGCTCGCACTGCTGTTGCGGCACGGCAGGCGCGGTGCGAGCGCGCTGGATCTGGCGGCGGAATTGCTGGTCGAGCACGACGGGCTACCCGGATTGGCGTCCGCGCGTCCGGAGGAACTGTCGCGGCGGGCCGGGATCGGCGTGGCGAAGGCGGCCGCGATCATCGCCGCGTTCCACCTCGGCGCCCGAGCGCGCGGTCGGCCGGACACCGCGTCCCGGCTGGCCAGCGCCGCCGACGTAGCCGCAGCGGCCCGCCCGCAGTTCACCGGCGCCCGTGTGGAGCGACTGCTGGTACTGGTATGCGACGCGCAGAACCGGTTGCGCCACAAGGTGTTCGTCGCCGAAGGCGCCGTCGACCAGGTCGCCGTCCCGGTCCGGGAAATCCTGAACACCGTCCTCCGTCACGACGGCCGCGCCTTCGCCATAGTCCACAACCACCCCTCCGGCGATCCCACCCCCAGCCCCGACGACCGCCGCGCCACCGCCATCCTCACCGAAGCCGCCCACACTGTAGGCCTCCGCTTCCTCGACCACGTCGTGATCGCAGGGGAGCAATGGGCCAGCGCGCCGGGGTATCCGATGCGCTGA
- a CDS encoding DUF6881 domain-containing protein: MWYLRAQWHHDFADEPVEMFSEIGDDGFEVRKVEVYSDGRMDWADSRHGTGTTSLSQMPIPTVDEIDTQFEYSALEVDSREFESVWLRALAEQPPNER; this comes from the coding sequence ATGTGGTACCTGAGGGCGCAATGGCATCACGACTTCGCCGACGAGCCGGTCGAGATGTTCAGCGAGATCGGTGATGACGGTTTCGAGGTGCGCAAGGTCGAGGTCTATTCCGACGGCCGCATGGACTGGGCCGATTCTCGGCACGGCACCGGCACGACCAGCCTCAGCCAGATGCCGATCCCCACGGTGGACGAGATCGACACCCAGTTCGAGTATTCCGCCCTCGAGGTCGATTCTCGCGAGTTCGAGAGCGTCTGGTTGCGTGCCCTCGCGGAGCAACCGCCCAACGAGCGGTAG
- a CDS encoding type II toxin-antitoxin system VapB family antitoxin, which translates to MKSVRIDLDQNLLAAAAAIMGTVTSDATINEALRRIVVHERQLHHLEKLAANAFFAIPEPKAAVIER; encoded by the coding sequence ATGAAATCCGTGCGGATCGATCTCGACCAGAACTTGCTCGCCGCTGCCGCCGCCATCATGGGCACAGTGACGAGCGATGCCACCATCAACGAGGCCCTGCGCAGGATCGTCGTGCACGAGCGGCAGCTGCATCACCTGGAGAAGCTCGCCGCGAACGCCTTCTTCGCCATTCCCGAGCCGAAGGCCGCGGTCATCGAGCGGTAG
- a CDS encoding DUF4396 domain-containing protein: MDHRHDPSGDQAAHTTHTAEHPTAHHPSATWRMAAAATLHCLTGCAIGEVLGMVIGTALGWNNAATMALAIVLAFLFGYAFTMRSVLRAGLPLAAAVSTALAADTVSITVMEIVDNAVILAVPGAMDAHLDSALFWATLAFAFAVAFVVTTPVNKWMIGRGKGHAVVHSLHDGH, translated from the coding sequence ATGGATCACAGGCACGACCCCTCCGGCGACCAGGCCGCGCACACAACGCATACAGCAGAGCACCCCACCGCACACCACCCATCGGCTACCTGGCGAATGGCGGCTGCGGCGACACTGCACTGCCTCACGGGTTGTGCCATCGGCGAGGTCCTCGGCATGGTGATCGGCACCGCGCTGGGGTGGAACAACGCCGCGACCATGGCCCTGGCCATCGTGCTGGCGTTCCTGTTCGGCTACGCGTTCACCATGCGCAGCGTGCTGCGTGCGGGACTTCCACTGGCCGCCGCCGTGAGCACCGCCCTGGCCGCCGACACCGTGTCGATCACCGTCATGGAGATCGTGGACAACGCGGTGATCCTCGCCGTCCCGGGCGCGATGGACGCCCACCTGGACAGCGCGCTGTTCTGGGCGACTCTCGCTTTCGCGTTCGCGGTGGCGTTCGTGGTGACCACGCCGGTGAACAAATGGATGATCGGACGCGGCAAGGGTCACGCGGTGGTGCATTCGCTGCACGACGGCCACTGA
- a CDS encoding phenylalanine 4-monooxygenase — protein sequence MFNEAQLYSPVTRSGDDVTVHLSDEHPGVHDPEYRARRNAIAALALDYAPGKPLPHIDYTDEEQRVWRIVSAELARKHRTYASAEVLAAAEALALPTDHIPQLDEVSSALAPLTGFRYVPAAGLVPLREFFGSFADRIFHSTQYIRHHSAPLYTPEPDAIHEIIGHANQIASPRFAAIYAAVGAAVDRLSTERALKFLADVFWFSMEFGVVREGGEVRCYGAGLLSSYGEIEEFRHAELRPLDIAQMGTAVYDITHYQPILYCAESVAEIEDVIGGFFATMDDDTPDRLRHASAAGA from the coding sequence ATGTTCAACGAGGCTCAGCTGTACTCGCCGGTCACCCGCTCCGGCGACGATGTGACAGTGCACCTGAGCGACGAGCACCCCGGCGTGCACGACCCGGAGTACCGGGCCCGGCGCAACGCCATCGCCGCGCTGGCACTGGACTACGCGCCGGGGAAGCCGCTCCCCCACATCGACTACACCGACGAGGAACAGCGGGTGTGGCGGATCGTTTCGGCCGAACTCGCCCGCAAACACCGCACCTACGCCAGCGCGGAGGTGCTCGCGGCCGCCGAGGCACTCGCCCTGCCGACCGACCACATCCCGCAGCTGGACGAGGTGTCGTCGGCGCTCGCACCACTGACCGGATTCCGCTACGTCCCGGCCGCAGGCCTGGTGCCGCTACGCGAGTTCTTCGGCTCCTTCGCCGACCGGATCTTCCATTCCACCCAGTACATCCGGCACCATTCCGCGCCGCTGTACACACCGGAGCCGGATGCGATTCACGAGATCATCGGGCACGCCAACCAGATCGCCAGCCCGCGCTTCGCGGCCATCTACGCCGCGGTCGGCGCTGCCGTCGACAGGCTGAGCACCGAGCGCGCGCTGAAGTTTCTCGCCGACGTCTTCTGGTTCTCGATGGAATTCGGCGTCGTCCGGGAAGGTGGCGAGGTCCGGTGCTATGGAGCGGGTCTGCTGTCGTCCTACGGCGAGATCGAGGAGTTCCGCCACGCTGAGCTGCGCCCGCTCGACATCGCCCAGATGGGTACCGCGGTCTACGACATCACCCACTATCAGCCGATTCTCTACTGCGCGGAATCGGTCGCCGAGATCGAGGACGTGATCGGCGGCTTCTTCGCGACCATGGACGACGACACACCCGATCGATTGCGACACGCCAGCGCCGCCGGGGCGTAG
- a CDS encoding TetR family transcriptional regulator: MSVELPANGMAQGLRERKKERTRRTIRMEAFRLFREQGYNETTIEQIAAAADVSPSTFFRYFPTKEQLVLADDLDPVMIEALRRQPRDISPFAALRTAVLEVFAELPPADLAFEQERQALLYHVPELRSAIGWEIIRSIDLLAGLLADHVGRPADDFEVRVAAGAMAGAALAMATMTPLNVENITRTLDFLDAGMPLGPDRES, encoded by the coding sequence ATGTCGGTTGAGCTACCCGCGAACGGGATGGCGCAGGGTCTGCGCGAGCGGAAGAAGGAACGGACCCGCCGGACGATTCGCATGGAGGCGTTCCGGCTGTTCCGCGAGCAGGGCTACAACGAGACGACGATCGAGCAGATCGCCGCGGCCGCGGATGTCTCGCCGAGCACCTTCTTCCGCTACTTCCCGACCAAGGAACAGCTGGTACTCGCCGACGACCTCGATCCGGTGATGATCGAGGCGCTGCGACGGCAGCCGCGCGACATCTCGCCGTTCGCCGCCCTACGCACGGCGGTGCTCGAGGTCTTCGCCGAGCTGCCCCCGGCCGATCTGGCATTCGAGCAGGAGCGGCAGGCACTGCTCTATCACGTGCCGGAGCTGCGGTCGGCCATCGGCTGGGAGATCATCCGCAGCATCGACCTCCTCGCGGGCTTGCTGGCCGATCATGTCGGCAGGCCCGCCGACGATTTCGAGGTCCGGGTGGCGGCGGGCGCGATGGCGGGCGCGGCACTGGCCATGGCGACGATGACGCCGTTGAACGTCGAGAACATCACCCGCACATTGGATTTCCTGGACGCGGGCATGCCGCTCGGGCCGGATCGCGAGTCCTGA
- a CDS encoding DHA2 family efflux MFS transporter permease subunit produces the protein MKIDSTRRWLALGALAVAMLTIGLDVTVLTVALPTLAVDLNANTAALQWFSSAYTLALAAVMLPAGALGDRYGRKKFLLAALVLFGVASIACAVATSPGQLIAARVVLGIAAAAMIPLSMSVLPDMFPDQGERQRALTIWITSTAIGLPLGPIVGGWLLRNFWWGSVFLINVPMVVIGALAVAALVPESRSAQGFRIDLLGIVLSAAGMLGLTYGFIRIGEEGWGDGPAWATVAGGVLLLGAFLAWQRRTAHPLVDLGLFAADGFRWGTAFSIVVNFAMFGMFFTVPQYFQAVLGVDALGSGLRLLPLIGGLLVGSRLVDRILPKLGIRVVITAGFALLAGALALGALTTVDSGYGCTALWLTLLGAGMGVVMPAAMGVAMGELTAERSGSGSALLQALRQAGGTIGVAVLGTVLSTRYRSELGALNRDPIADGVNAGVATAHEAGDPAMLLHVQDAFVGGMSAMLWACAALCLLAAALTVAFVRTRRPAQAPEPGAAESIHVG, from the coding sequence ATGAAGATCGACTCGACCCGCCGCTGGCTCGCGCTCGGCGCGCTGGCGGTCGCGATGCTGACCATCGGGCTCGACGTCACCGTGCTGACCGTGGCCCTGCCCACGCTCGCCGTCGACCTGAATGCGAATACCGCCGCGCTGCAATGGTTCAGCAGTGCGTACACGCTGGCGTTGGCCGCCGTGATGCTGCCCGCGGGCGCGCTCGGCGACCGCTACGGCCGCAAGAAGTTCTTGTTGGCCGCGCTGGTGCTGTTCGGTGTCGCGTCGATCGCCTGCGCGGTGGCAACCTCGCCCGGCCAGCTCATCGCGGCGCGGGTCGTGCTGGGGATCGCGGCGGCGGCGATGATTCCGCTGTCGATGTCGGTGTTGCCCGACATGTTTCCCGACCAAGGGGAACGGCAGCGTGCGCTCACCATCTGGATCACCTCGACCGCCATCGGGCTTCCGCTCGGCCCGATCGTGGGCGGATGGCTGCTGCGCAACTTCTGGTGGGGCTCGGTGTTTCTGATCAACGTGCCGATGGTGGTGATCGGCGCGCTCGCCGTCGCGGCGCTGGTGCCGGAATCGCGCAGCGCGCAGGGCTTCCGCATCGATCTGCTCGGCATCGTGCTGTCGGCCGCTGGCATGCTGGGGCTCACCTACGGCTTCATTCGGATCGGCGAGGAAGGCTGGGGCGACGGCCCCGCCTGGGCGACCGTCGCGGGCGGTGTGCTGCTGCTCGGGGCGTTCCTGGCCTGGCAGCGCAGGACCGCGCATCCGCTGGTCGATCTCGGCCTCTTCGCCGCCGACGGATTCCGCTGGGGCACGGCGTTTTCCATCGTGGTGAACTTCGCCATGTTCGGCATGTTCTTCACCGTGCCGCAGTACTTCCAGGCGGTGCTCGGTGTGGACGCGCTCGGCAGCGGACTGCGTTTGCTTCCGCTGATCGGCGGGTTGCTGGTCGGCAGCAGGCTGGTCGACCGGATACTGCCGAAACTGGGCATCCGTGTGGTGATCACCGCCGGGTTCGCGCTGCTCGCCGGTGCACTGGCGCTGGGCGCGCTGACCACCGTCGACAGCGGCTACGGCTGCACCGCGCTGTGGCTGACGCTGCTCGGAGCCGGTATGGGCGTGGTGATGCCCGCGGCCATGGGCGTGGCGATGGGCGAGCTGACCGCGGAGCGCTCCGGCTCGGGCTCGGCGCTGCTGCAGGCGTTGCGCCAGGCCGGCGGCACGATCGGCGTCGCGGTGCTGGGTACCGTGCTATCCACCCGCTACCGTTCGGAGCTCGGCGCGTTGAATCGCGACCCGATCGCCGATGGTGTCAACGCGGGTGTCGCGACGGCACATGAGGCGGGCGATCCGGCGATGCTGCTCCATGTGCAGGACGCGTTCGTCGGCGGCATGAGCGCGATGTTGTGGGCCTGCGCCGCGCTGTGCCTGCTGGCGGCGGCGCTGACGGTGGCGTTCGTCCGCACCCGGCGACCCGCGCAGGCGCCCGAGCCGGGTGCGGCAGAATCGATTCATGTCGGTTGA